From Vibrio artabrorum, a single genomic window includes:
- a CDS encoding tRNA-binding protein encodes MDTVSYGDFAKLEMRVGKIVEVVRHENADKLYIVQVDVGYKTLQTVTSLVPYYTEQELMGKQVVVLCNLAKAKMRGHTSECMLLCAETEDESESVLLTPERAMPAGIRVV; translated from the coding sequence ATGGATACTGTCTCTTATGGTGACTTTGCTAAGTTAGAAATGCGAGTGGGTAAGATCGTTGAGGTTGTGCGTCATGAAAACGCGGATAAGCTGTACATCGTGCAAGTGGATGTCGGTTACAAGACGCTGCAAACGGTGACCAGTTTAGTTCCTTACTACACAGAACAAGAGTTGATGGGCAAGCAGGTTGTTGTTTTGTGCAATCTAGCGAAGGCGAAGATGAGAGGCCACACTTCTGAGTGCATGTTGTTATGTGCCGAAACAGAAGACGAATCTGAAAGTGTATTGCTGACACCGGAACGTGCGATGCCAGCAGGTATTCGAGTCGTTTAA
- a CDS encoding gamma-glutamylcyclotransferase family protein: MYIFGYGSLINSCSRQLTGQTGQAIPAIVHGLVRHWSKIDDSYVLSPLIVNLGKGQVNGVLLEVDDIALAEFDRRERGYHRIELKASQIESQDEFKQEQAIWVYIKNEIEAPCENSPIVQTYVDTVLAGCLEVSESFAEHFVKHTQGWHHPLENDRHQPKYGNLAGVSDHHHSVIDGLIMTVRSELL; encoded by the coding sequence ATGTATATTTTTGGTTATGGCAGCTTAATCAACTCATGTTCACGCCAGCTTACCGGTCAGACAGGGCAAGCGATCCCTGCGATTGTTCATGGCTTAGTGCGCCATTGGAGCAAGATCGATGACAGCTATGTGTTATCACCTTTGATCGTCAATCTTGGCAAGGGACAAGTCAATGGTGTGTTGCTTGAAGTGGATGATATTGCACTGGCTGAATTTGATCGACGTGAGCGTGGCTATCACCGAATTGAATTAAAGGCTTCTCAGATCGAAAGCCAAGATGAGTTCAAGCAGGAGCAAGCGATCTGGGTATACATCAAAAACGAGATTGAAGCACCTTGCGAAAACAGCCCTATCGTTCAAACCTATGTCGATACGGTATTGGCAGGATGTTTAGAGGTGTCTGAAAGCTTTGCGGAACACTTTGTTAAACACACGCAAGGTTGGCATCACCCATTAGAAAATGATCGCCACCAGCCTAAATACGGCAACCTTGCCGGGGTTTCCGATCACCACCACAGTGTGATTGATGGTTTGATAATGACCGTGCGCAGCGAGTTGCTCTAG
- a CDS encoding aminoacyl-histidine dipeptidase: MSEFHSEISKLSPAPIWQFFDKICSIPHPSKQEEELAQYIVTWATEQGLDVRRDPTGNVFIKKPATAGMENKKGVVLQAHIDMVPQKNEDTVHDFAKDPIQPYIDGEWVTAKGTTLGADNGMGMASCLAVLASNEIQHGPIEVLLTVDEEAGMTGAFGLEAGWLEGDILLNTDSEQEGEVYMGCAGGIDGTMTFEIARNAIPADFVTRKLTLKGLKGGHSGCDIHTGRANANKLLARFLAGHAKELDLRIVEFKGGSLRNAIPREGFVTVAVPSANQEKLASLYNDYTELLSTELGKVEDSIVTFNEEASVEMGALASADQARFIAALNACPNGVIRMSDEIEGVVETSLNVGVITTEENSITVLCLIRSLIDSGRSQVESMLNSVAELAGANIAFSGAYPGWKPDADSEIMHIFRDMYQGIYGHKPNIMVIHAGLECGLFKEPYPNMDMVSFGPTIKFPHSPDEKVKIDTVELFWDQMVALLEAIPEKA, encoded by the coding sequence GTGTCTGAATTCCACTCTGAGATCAGTAAATTATCCCCTGCCCCTATTTGGCAGTTTTTCGATAAAATTTGTTCAATCCCACACCCATCGAAACAGGAAGAAGAGCTTGCTCAATACATTGTTACTTGGGCAACAGAGCAAGGCCTAGATGTACGTCGCGACCCAACGGGCAACGTATTCATCAAAAAGCCAGCAACGGCGGGTATGGAAAACAAAAAAGGTGTGGTGCTACAAGCTCACATCGATATGGTTCCACAAAAGAACGAAGACACCGTTCATGACTTCGCTAAAGATCCAATCCAACCATACATTGATGGTGAGTGGGTTACCGCTAAAGGCACAACGCTTGGCGCTGACAACGGCATGGGCATGGCTTCTTGCCTAGCGGTTCTTGCTTCAAACGAAATCCAACACGGTCCTATCGAAGTTCTACTCACCGTCGATGAAGAAGCAGGCATGACGGGTGCTTTCGGTCTTGAAGCGGGTTGGTTAGAAGGCGATATCCTTCTTAACACCGATTCAGAGCAAGAAGGCGAAGTGTACATGGGTTGTGCTGGCGGCATCGACGGTACAATGACATTTGAAATTGCACGTAACGCCATTCCAGCTGACTTCGTCACACGTAAGCTAACGCTAAAAGGCCTAAAAGGCGGTCACTCTGGTTGTGATATCCACACCGGTCGTGCAAACGCAAACAAACTGCTTGCTCGCTTCCTAGCGGGTCACGCAAAAGAGCTAGACCTTCGCATCGTCGAATTCAAAGGGGGCAGCCTTCGTAACGCGATCCCTCGTGAAGGTTTCGTCACGGTTGCTGTTCCTTCTGCAAACCAAGAGAAGCTGGCTTCACTATATAACGACTACACTGAGCTGCTTTCAACAGAGCTAGGTAAAGTAGAAGACAGCATCGTGACTTTCAATGAAGAAGCGTCTGTAGAAATGGGCGCACTTGCGTCAGCAGACCAAGCTCGCTTCATCGCGGCACTTAACGCCTGTCCAAACGGCGTGATTCGCATGAGTGACGAGATTGAAGGTGTTGTTGAAACGTCTCTAAATGTAGGGGTTATCACAACAGAAGAGAACTCAATCACGGTGCTTTGCCTGATCCGTTCTCTTATTGACTCCGGCCGTAGCCAGGTTGAAAGTATGTTGAACTCAGTAGCAGAACTGGCAGGTGCTAACATCGCGTTTTCTGGTGCTTACCCAGGTTGGAAACCAGACGCAGATTCAGAGATCATGCATATCTTCCGCGATATGTACCAAGGGATCTACGGTCACAAACCAAACATCATGGTGATCCATGCTGGTCTTGAGTGTGGTCTGTTCAAAGAACCTTACCCGAACATGGATATGGTCTCTTTCGGCCCAACCATCAAGTTCCCACACTCTCCTGATGAAAAGGTGAAGATCGATACTGTTGAGCTGTTCTGGGACCAAATGGTTGCATTGCTTGAAGCGATCCCAGAAAAAGCATAA
- a CDS encoding NCS2 family permease, translated as MLEKLFKLSENGTNVHTEIIAGLTTFLTMAYIIFVNPMILSDAGMDHGAVFVATCLAAAIGCFIMGFVANYPIAQAPGMGLNAFFTYAVVMGMGYTWQVALAAVFVSGVIFIFLSLFKIREWIINSIPMSLRVGISAGIGLFLAFIALSNAGIVVSNPATKVSLGDITAIAPILGALGFFLTVALVHRGVKGAVMIAILAITVIGVAVGDVQYGGIMSTPPSLAPTFLQLDFSAIFDIGMVSVIFAFLFVDLFDTAGTLVGVATKANLIKEDGKLPRLNKALLADSTATSIGALLGTSNTTSYVESVAGVAEGGRTGLTAVVVGILFLLALFFSPLAGMIPAYATSGALFYVAILMMSGLVGIDWRDLTEAAPVVVTCLLMPLTYSIAEGISLGFIAYAAIKLLSGKGRDVSPAVWVMSVIFIIKYIFA; from the coding sequence ATGCTCGAAAAGCTATTCAAACTCAGTGAAAATGGCACAAATGTCCATACTGAAATCATCGCAGGCCTGACAACCTTCCTAACAATGGCTTACATCATTTTTGTAAACCCAATGATTCTATCTGATGCAGGTATGGACCATGGCGCTGTCTTTGTCGCAACCTGTTTAGCGGCTGCTATTGGCTGTTTCATTATGGGCTTTGTTGCGAATTACCCTATTGCTCAAGCTCCAGGTATGGGGCTGAACGCGTTCTTTACTTATGCTGTTGTGATGGGAATGGGTTATACGTGGCAAGTTGCTTTGGCGGCGGTTTTCGTTTCCGGCGTCATCTTCATTTTCTTAAGCCTCTTTAAGATCCGTGAATGGATCATCAATTCGATTCCTATGTCACTGCGTGTTGGTATATCGGCTGGTATCGGCCTTTTCCTTGCGTTTATTGCGCTTAGTAATGCTGGTATCGTGGTGTCTAACCCTGCAACGAAAGTCTCACTGGGTGATATTACGGCGATTGCTCCAATCCTAGGCGCTCTGGGTTTCTTCCTTACTGTTGCTCTGGTTCACCGCGGAGTGAAAGGTGCGGTAATGATTGCCATTCTTGCTATTACCGTGATCGGTGTTGCGGTTGGTGATGTTCAATATGGCGGCATTATGTCTACACCGCCAAGTTTAGCTCCAACATTTTTGCAGCTTGATTTCTCGGCTATATTTGATATCGGCATGGTTTCAGTGATATTCGCGTTCTTATTCGTTGATTTGTTTGATACTGCGGGTACTTTGGTGGGGGTTGCAACGAAAGCCAATTTAATCAAAGAAGACGGTAAGCTACCGCGCTTGAATAAAGCACTACTTGCAGACTCAACGGCAACGTCTATTGGTGCTCTGCTGGGTACATCCAATACCACCTCATACGTTGAAAGTGTGGCTGGTGTCGCTGAAGGTGGCCGTACCGGTCTAACCGCAGTGGTGGTTGGTATCTTATTCCTATTGGCTCTTTTCTTCTCACCATTGGCCGGTATGATCCCAGCTTACGCTACATCCGGTGCGCTTTTCTATGTCGCCATTCTAATGATGTCTGGTTTAGTCGGTATTGATTGGCGTGATCTTACAGAAGCTGCACCAGTCGTGGTAACATGTCTGCTTATGCCTCTGACATACTCTATTGCTGAGGGTATTTCACTGGGTTTCATCGCTTATGCTGCAATTAAGTTGTTAAGCGGTAAAGGTCGTGACGTTTCTCCTGCTGTGTGGGTAATGTCGGTTATCTTTATTATTAAATACATTTTCGCTTAA
- a CDS encoding DUF3622 domain-containing protein: MSKNKKFDIRLTEKRNGWCAEITRQVTSRSTTVSKRESGFETEALAQEWAEKELASFIANQAERNERKSEQRKERDELRHTKELKAEQAREARAKARAEEEDAE, encoded by the coding sequence ATGTCTAAGAACAAAAAATTTGATATCCGCCTAACAGAAAAACGCAACGGTTGGTGCGCAGAGATTACTCGTCAAGTGACATCTCGCAGCACAACGGTATCTAAGCGTGAGTCTGGTTTCGAAACCGAAGCTCTAGCGCAAGAGTGGGCAGAAAAAGAGCTCGCCTCTTTCATCGCTAACCAAGCTGAACGTAACGAACGTAAATCAGAGCAGCGCAAAGAGCGTGACGAACTACGTCACACTAAAGAGCTTAAAGCAGAACAAGCTCGTGAAGCTCGTGCTAAAGCGCGTGCCGAAGAGGAAGACGCTGAGTAA
- a CDS encoding SgrR family transcriptional regulator: MPILDGINLFRYYERLEEFELLLEHAVTLAETADKMCTSPRHARTILKQMTERKWVAWMPRVGRNQRSTLIRRIGRTEVKRSIALEWIKESKYDRALEFLEYNQVVFEQLLKQTSGAQVTEGKVSVQLTYNRPFAALIPTMPHRNSERYLIRQIHSCLVSMNSEGDLIPNIAHHWEADENWTVWTFYLRPSVSFHSGGKVDAEVVSQLLLELQALPYYRNELYHLEAITVETPYRFSVHLSRSDKGFAALMSDLKYSLQPPEQLKHASSNVVGCGIFSLEMHSDSKLTLAANEHFHGFRSLTDKVTIWSLNSSLDNHEQASGDSCGVPDTEPYSKKIITNASSEFNKSALESHHTPDFQHTASRDRIEEGCLFIIFNQNNPSLSYPQRRWLSERLNGEEIWRQLELNETTFGAEIAHNFFPFWHNVKQIRSQQTELPRSVQIACYSHLGVQRSAKAAAQILSKAGIEAQINLYSFEVFIEKAQGDGFTEEIVMSSLNLDDNRQVSALLYFLSDPVLHATIGSDVSEWLVVELNRIRENFSPNEYLNQLEQLGSVLIYEGLITPMLHHRQTLSFLDIFKGVKITAWGWPKLSEIW, encoded by the coding sequence GTGCCTATTTTGGATGGTATTAACCTTTTTCGATATTACGAACGGCTAGAAGAATTTGAATTATTGCTCGAGCATGCCGTCACACTTGCAGAGACTGCAGACAAGATGTGCACCAGTCCACGGCATGCGCGTACCATCCTTAAACAGATGACGGAACGTAAGTGGGTTGCTTGGATGCCACGAGTCGGGCGAAATCAGCGTTCGACTCTCATTCGTCGCATCGGCCGCACCGAGGTGAAGCGCTCTATTGCCTTGGAGTGGATCAAAGAGAGCAAATACGACCGGGCTCTGGAGTTTCTTGAATACAATCAAGTGGTTTTCGAACAGTTGTTGAAGCAGACTTCTGGAGCACAAGTGACAGAAGGCAAAGTGAGTGTACAATTGACTTATAATCGGCCATTTGCTGCTCTTATTCCGACAATGCCGCATCGTAATAGTGAGCGCTATTTGATTCGTCAAATCCATTCTTGTTTGGTTTCAATGAACTCAGAAGGCGATTTGATTCCTAATATTGCACACCATTGGGAAGCCGATGAAAATTGGACAGTGTGGACCTTTTATCTTCGTCCTTCCGTGAGCTTTCATTCGGGTGGCAAAGTTGATGCTGAGGTTGTCTCGCAACTATTACTTGAACTACAAGCACTGCCTTATTATCGAAATGAACTCTATCACCTTGAAGCCATCACGGTTGAAACGCCTTATCGATTTTCTGTTCATCTCAGTCGAAGTGATAAAGGCTTTGCTGCGTTGATGAGTGATTTAAAGTACTCGCTCCAACCACCGGAACAACTCAAACACGCATCATCTAATGTTGTTGGTTGCGGTATCTTTTCCCTTGAAATGCACTCAGACAGCAAGCTGACCTTAGCGGCTAATGAGCACTTTCATGGTTTCCGATCTTTGACGGATAAAGTGACGATTTGGTCTTTAAATTCGTCCTTGGATAACCATGAACAAGCCTCTGGTGATTCATGTGGTGTGCCTGACACAGAGCCGTATTCTAAAAAAATCATCACCAATGCGAGCAGTGAGTTCAATAAAAGTGCATTGGAAAGCCATCATACGCCAGACTTTCAACATACCGCATCAAGAGATCGGATTGAGGAAGGTTGTCTGTTTATTATTTTCAATCAAAACAACCCAAGCTTATCTTACCCTCAGCGTCGTTGGTTGAGCGAGCGACTAAACGGAGAGGAAATTTGGCGCCAGCTCGAACTTAATGAAACGACATTTGGAGCCGAAATAGCGCACAACTTCTTCCCTTTCTGGCATAACGTTAAACAGATCAGAAGCCAACAAACCGAATTGCCTCGCTCAGTTCAGATTGCCTGCTATTCCCACTTAGGGGTTCAACGCAGCGCCAAAGCTGCGGCACAAATATTGTCGAAGGCTGGCATTGAAGCGCAGATCAATCTCTACTCTTTTGAAGTGTTCATAGAGAAAGCACAGGGTGATGGCTTCACTGAAGAGATCGTCATGAGTAGCCTTAATCTTGATGATAACCGCCAAGTGTCGGCTCTGTTGTACTTTTTGAGTGATCCTGTTCTGCATGCCACAATTGGATCTGATGTGAGTGAATGGCTGGTGGTTGAGCTTAACCGTATCCGAGAGAATTTCTCACCCAACGAATACCTCAATCAACTCGAGCAACTAGGCTCTGTTCTTATCTACGAAGGCTTAATTACTCCGATGCTCCACCATAGGCAAACGCTCAGCTTTCTCGATATCTTTAAAGGCGTGAAAATCACCGCTTGGGGTTGGCCAAAATTGAGTGAGATCTGGTAA
- a CDS encoding succinylglutamate desuccinylase/aspartoacylase family protein: MARLKPNQPFELLGYTVQPGQRMEIELQAAQLYTHSPLSIPIEIIHGRQAGPTLMVNAAIHGDELNGVEIARQLTNAIEPKKLKGTLIIVPIVNVFGFIHKSRYLPDRRDLNRCFPGSEKGSLTSRIAYTFFENVAKHCDYILDLHTGAIHRTNLPQIRANLSNPETLRIAKAFATPVIIDSPLRDGSLRSEAEKLGIPVLTYEGGEALRFDHLAIRAGYLGVHQVMKEIGMLRPNRKKLPEPVLSKSTSWLRAESDGILRNMVGLGEQVEAGQTLAYISSPLGHEESQVITTKGGIVIGQQTLPLVNEGDAIFHIAYFKQDDDEVGQSVESYIEEVAEDDWLTALNN; the protein is encoded by the coding sequence ATGGCAAGACTAAAACCTAATCAACCATTCGAATTACTTGGTTATACTGTTCAGCCAGGACAACGAATGGAGATAGAACTACAAGCAGCTCAGCTGTACACACACTCTCCACTTTCGATCCCGATTGAAATCATTCACGGTCGCCAAGCTGGCCCGACCCTTATGGTCAATGCAGCGATCCATGGCGATGAGCTAAACGGTGTCGAGATTGCACGACAATTAACGAATGCCATTGAACCAAAGAAATTAAAAGGTACATTGATTATTGTGCCGATTGTTAATGTGTTTGGCTTCATCCATAAGTCTCGCTACCTGCCAGACCGTCGTGATCTAAACCGTTGTTTCCCTGGTAGTGAAAAAGGCTCATTGACATCACGTATCGCTTACACCTTCTTCGAAAACGTAGCGAAGCACTGTGATTATATTTTGGATCTACACACGGGGGCGATTCACCGTACCAATCTGCCGCAGATCCGAGCAAATCTATCGAACCCTGAAACACTGCGTATCGCAAAAGCATTCGCAACCCCCGTCATTATTGACTCGCCACTGCGTGACGGTTCACTGCGTAGCGAAGCGGAAAAGCTGGGGATTCCAGTATTAACTTACGAAGGTGGTGAAGCGCTGCGTTTTGATCACCTAGCGATTCGTGCGGGTTACCTTGGCGTGCATCAAGTCATGAAAGAGATCGGCATGCTACGCCCTAACCGTAAAAAGTTACCAGAGCCAGTATTAAGTAAATCGACCAGTTGGCTCCGCGCTGAATCAGACGGTATTTTGCGTAATATGGTAGGACTTGGCGAACAGGTTGAAGCAGGACAAACTCTCGCTTATATCAGTTCACCTCTGGGGCACGAAGAAAGCCAAGTGATCACCACCAAAGGCGGAATCGTGATTGGTCAGCAAACTCTCCCCTTAGTCAATGAAGGTGATGCGATATTCCACATCGCTTACTTTAAACAAGACGATGATGAAGTGGGCCAATCTGTAGAAAGTTATATTGAAGAAGTAGCAGAAGACGATTGGTTAACAGCACTGAACAACTGA
- a CDS encoding DUF3332 domain-containing protein, protein MKKTITKIVALAAVSVALSGCVGSNAVTGYLMKFNLKAVDNRYARGGLNMLLAPAYGLTVAADYLVFNSLEFWTGSNPLTGSPHIFDAKMDTYLDINHHLDKSLTEAPVGPITRTNMIKKGQMQQIDENTIQMDITYQSGERATLIGVRDGEMVTYFIDGEVVAQTSIDELESYAASRA, encoded by the coding sequence ATGAAAAAAACAATTACAAAAATCGTTGCATTAGCAGCGGTTTCTGTCGCGCTGTCTGGTTGTGTCGGTAGTAATGCTGTTACCGGGTACTTAATGAAGTTTAACCTTAAAGCTGTTGATAACCGCTACGCTCGTGGTGGATTAAACATGCTACTAGCGCCTGCTTATGGTCTTACTGTTGCAGCCGACTATTTGGTATTTAACTCACTAGAGTTTTGGACGGGTAGCAACCCACTAACGGGTTCTCCACATATTTTTGATGCAAAGATGGATACTTACCTTGATATTAACCATCATCTAGATAAGTCATTGACTGAAGCGCCTGTCGGCCCTATCACTCGTACCAATATGATTAAGAAAGGTCAAATGCAGCAGATTGATGAGAATACTATCCAAATGGACATTACTTACCAATCTGGTGAGCGAGCGACCTTGATTGGTGTTCGTGACGGTGAGATGGTGACGTATTTCATCGATGGAGAAGTTGTTGCGCAGACATCGATTGATGAGCTAGAAAGTTACGCAGCTTCACGCGCTTGA
- a CDS encoding NnrS family protein, whose product MLNITDKSVEEAIPAYLRLGFRPFFFLGSLYAVIAIVAWVIMFQNGQPEILKVPALWWHVHEMLFGFSMAIVVGFVLTAVQTWTGVNGTKHYRLAALVGLWLTPRILFWTPAPLWLISSVEALFLIFAVYEMGFRVVKSKGWKNLFFVPLFILAIVANFASYATIKGMPPFPSSAVWQAMLWWFTLLLSVMGGRVIPFFTARRFDFEKAQPLVWLEWFANLPLVGLFVLSFFPLTFAQVGHELMVFAGVAQLVRFIRWKPWTTLSEPLVWSLHAAYLCIPLSLLLRGLLDNPFASHNMLHLFAIGGLSGLILAMITRVTIGHTGRAIYKGPSMALAFSAIFIAALVRSVGVTLFPAYLFEMVNISAGLWTLAFGLFIWKFGMMLLTPRVDGHPG is encoded by the coding sequence TTGTTAAATATCACAGATAAAAGTGTAGAAGAGGCGATTCCTGCCTATCTTCGTTTGGGGTTTAGACCTTTCTTCTTTTTAGGCAGTCTCTATGCTGTGATCGCGATTGTGGCTTGGGTTATCATGTTCCAAAACGGTCAGCCAGAGATTTTAAAAGTTCCCGCACTGTGGTGGCACGTGCATGAAATGCTGTTTGGTTTCTCGATGGCGATTGTGGTCGGCTTTGTGTTAACAGCGGTACAAACGTGGACAGGGGTAAACGGAACCAAGCACTATCGGTTGGCAGCGCTAGTGGGCTTATGGCTCACTCCTCGTATTCTGTTTTGGACCCCCGCACCGTTATGGCTGATCTCGTCGGTTGAGGCGCTGTTCTTGATCTTCGCCGTTTACGAAATGGGTTTCCGAGTCGTTAAATCGAAAGGCTGGAAGAACCTGTTCTTTGTGCCACTGTTTATATTGGCTATCGTGGCGAACTTTGCGAGTTACGCGACCATTAAGGGGATGCCTCCATTCCCATCGTCTGCCGTTTGGCAGGCCATGTTGTGGTGGTTTACCTTGCTGCTGTCTGTAATGGGTGGACGAGTGATTCCATTCTTTACGGCGCGTCGTTTTGATTTTGAAAAAGCTCAGCCCTTGGTTTGGTTGGAATGGTTCGCCAATCTACCTTTGGTGGGGTTATTTGTGTTGAGCTTCTTCCCATTGACTTTTGCTCAAGTTGGTCATGAGTTGATGGTATTTGCAGGGGTGGCTCAATTGGTACGCTTCATTCGCTGGAAACCGTGGACGACACTGTCAGAACCTTTGGTGTGGTCACTGCATGCGGCTTACCTTTGTATCCCTCTCAGTTTGCTATTACGTGGTTTATTAGACAACCCGTTCGCGAGCCATAACATGTTGCACTTGTTTGCGATTGGTGGTTTGAGTGGGTTAATTTTGGCGATGATTACGCGCGTGACCATAGGGCATACCGGTCGTGCTATCTATAAAGGGCCGAGTATGGCTTTGGCGTTCTCAGCTATTTTTATTGCGGCACTCGTTCGTAGTGTAGGTGTGACTTTATTTCCGGCGTATTTATTTGAGATGGTCAACATCAGCGCGGGTTTATGGACGTTAGCGTTCGGTCTGTTTATCTGGAAATTTGGCATGATGCTGTTAACGCCAAGAGTGGATGGTCACCCGGGTTAA
- the ptsG gene encoding PTS glucose transporter subunit IIBC → MFANFFANLSKVGKALMLPIASMPAAGILLGIGSAQFGFIPPVVSELMAEAGGAVFGNLPLIFALGVAISFTNNDGVSAVAGGIGYYVLVATLKVMAGVLGVDHIDTGVLGGIISGAVGAYMFNRFYTIKMPAYLAFFAGKRFVPIVTSFSMLFLGVAIAFIWQPIGAGIDWFGSWATEQNPLVAFWAYGTAERALIPFGLHHVINVIIQLQAGEFVNAAGQAFHGEIPRFFAGDPNAGNLAGGYLFKMFGLPAAAIAIGRAAKPKNRTKVMGIMVSAALTSFLTGITEPIEFAFLFISPALYVIHAIIAGLAYPLCIILGVKHGYSFSAGLIDYVTFFGISTKGWMIIPLGLAYAVLYYIVFTWFIKRFDLKTPGREEEDNSKAINDTSSEFARELVSAFGGKQNILSTDACITRLRIQVDEQDKVDEAKLKALGAAGVVRVGTGVQAIFGGNSDVYKTQMVDWMNNN, encoded by the coding sequence ATGTTTGCTAACTTTTTTGCCAACTTGTCTAAAGTAGGTAAAGCCTTGATGTTGCCCATAGCCTCAATGCCCGCAGCGGGTATTTTATTGGGCATTGGCTCGGCACAATTTGGGTTTATTCCACCGGTGGTTTCTGAGTTAATGGCAGAAGCCGGTGGCGCAGTCTTCGGTAACCTGCCATTGATTTTTGCATTAGGTGTGGCGATTTCATTCACCAACAATGACGGTGTCAGTGCGGTAGCGGGAGGTATCGGTTATTACGTTCTGGTGGCGACACTGAAAGTCATGGCAGGCGTGCTGGGTGTAGATCATATCGACACGGGTGTTCTTGGCGGCATCATCTCTGGTGCGGTTGGTGCGTATATGTTTAACCGCTTCTACACCATTAAGATGCCCGCTTATTTGGCCTTCTTTGCTGGTAAGCGATTTGTTCCAATCGTAACGTCATTTTCTATGCTGTTCTTGGGCGTCGCCATTGCATTTATTTGGCAACCAATCGGTGCTGGCATTGATTGGTTTGGCTCCTGGGCTACGGAACAAAATCCATTGGTGGCATTCTGGGCTTACGGCACCGCTGAGCGAGCGTTGATTCCATTTGGTCTGCACCATGTGATTAACGTGATTATTCAACTTCAAGCGGGTGAGTTTGTAAACGCAGCTGGCCAAGCATTCCATGGGGAAATTCCTCGCTTCTTCGCAGGCGATCCCAATGCGGGCAACCTAGCTGGTGGCTACTTATTTAAGATGTTTGGCCTTCCTGCCGCTGCAATTGCAATTGGCCGAGCTGCGAAACCAAAGAATCGCACCAAAGTCATGGGCATCATGGTCTCAGCTGCACTGACATCATTCCTAACCGGTATCACAGAGCCTATTGAGTTTGCGTTCTTATTCATCTCACCAGCGCTTTACGTGATTCACGCGATCATTGCAGGGCTCGCTTATCCACTGTGTATTATTCTGGGTGTCAAACATGGCTACAGCTTTAGTGCGGGTCTTATCGATTACGTGACCTTCTTTGGTATCTCAACCAAAGGCTGGATGATCATACCACTAGGTTTGGCTTACGCAGTGCTGTACTACATAGTTTTCACTTGGTTTATTAAGAGATTCGATCTCAAAACACCAGGCCGTGAAGAAGAAGACAACAGCAAAGCAATCAATGACACAAGCTCAGAGTTTGCCCGTGAATTGGTCAGCGCATTTGGTGGCAAGCAAAATATCTTGAGCACAGATGCGTGTATCACTCGCTTGAGAATCCAAGTCGACGAGCAAGACAAAGTCGACGAAGCAAAATTGAAAGCGCTAGGCGCAGCAGGTGTCGTGCGAGTGGGCACTGGTGTACAAGCTATTTTCGGTGGCAATAGTGACGTTTATAAAACTCAAATGGTCGACTGGATGAACAACAACTAG